In one window of Zingiber officinale cultivar Zhangliang chromosome 11A, Zo_v1.1, whole genome shotgun sequence DNA:
- the LOC122032797 gene encoding AT-hook motif nuclear-localized protein 18-like, whose product MENLLPYLAQNHHHLYQDGILQQANNGDQEELNNSNNNEGGGSGSELGEQGSSRKRGRPTGSKNKPKPPVVITRESTNAMRAHVMEVAAGNDVLESVIEYARRRQVGVTVVSGTGAVVGATVRSPLGGIVPSLRGRFKIVSLSGSILPPSSLPAASWMTVYLADGQGQVVGGRVVGPMVAAETVMLMVLSFSNATYEQLPLRQEEPPELDCAQLQRPLTLPFPLQQLAGGNDGNNSMFFQGHLPPPPPPPTSAAMNNLQLPTEATNLMNTFTKYN is encoded by the coding sequence atGGAGAATCTTCTTCCCTACCTCGCTCAAAATCATCACCATCTTTACCAAGATGGAATCTTGCAGCAAGCCAACAATGGTGATCAAGAGGAACTGAACAATAGCAACAATAATGAGGGCGGCGGAAGCGGCAGCGAGCTTGGCGAGCAGGGGAGCAGCCGGAAGCGCGGTCGTCCGACGGGGTCGAAGAATAAGCCGAAGCCTCCGGTGGTGATCACGCGCGAGAGCACCAACGCGATGCGGGCGCACGTGATGGAGGTGGCGGCGGGGAACGACGTCCTGGAGAGCGTGATCGAGTACGCGCGGCGGCGCCAGGTCGGCGTCACCGTGGTGAGCGGCACCGGGGCGGTGGTCGGCGCGACGGTCCGCAGTCCGCTCGGCGGCATAGTGCCGTCTCTGCGCGGCCGGTTCAAGATCGTGTCGCTGTCGGGGTCGATCCTGCCTCCGTCGTCTCTGCCGGCGGCGTCGTGGATGACGGTGTACCTGGCGGACGGACAGGGGCAGGTGGTGGGCGGGAGGGTGGTGGGGCCCATGGTGGCGGCGGAGACGGTGATGCTCATGGTGCTTTCGTTCAGCAACGCGACGTACGAGCAACTGCCGCTGAGGCAAGAGGAACCGCCGGAACTCGATTGCGCTCAGCTGCAGAGGCCGCTGACGCTTCCATTTCCTCTGCAGCAACTGGCGGGGGGCAATGACGGCAACAACTCCATGTTCTTTCAAGGCCATctccctccgccgccgccgccgccgactaGTGCTGCCATGAACAACCTGCAACTGCCGACCGAGGCCACTAATTTGATGAATACATTTACGAAATACAACTAA